The following are encoded in a window of Qipengyuania soli genomic DNA:
- a CDS encoding M20/M25/M40 family metallo-hydrolase has product MKAILLAGALAMAGQASAQDTASAKLTEHQQRVHDIYRDIIAFRTSRGNGQVDDMVAYLSKQFLDAGFSKDDIMVTDYDANGDPTQGLIVRYSAKGKAKAKPIVMLAHMDVVDARPEDWVRNPFELTEADGYFYGRGTTDNKYGVANLSGTFIRLKKEGWTPKRDLYLVFSGDEESGMISTRAQAKWVAENVDPEFILNSDAGGIGLSDDFAPLAQLVQAGEKTFVSFHLVATNKGGHSSRPRKDNALYDMSRALLAIENYSFPVRATELTRSYLGSLGQRIPGEAGAALQAFAKDPTDAKAIAALRASPEFVGTLGTTCVATMIDGGHAENALPQKVTATVNCRVFPGEGVAATKATLEKVVANPDIKFETMGDPVEGPDSKLRDDVRKAIEVSLAKRYGKAIPIVPYMESGGTDGMHYRRLGYDTVAISAAASRPQDMYAHGLDERLLVKSFYDGLDHWYWILKELAGR; this is encoded by the coding sequence ATGAAGGCGATACTGCTGGCGGGTGCGCTGGCCATGGCAGGACAGGCATCGGCTCAGGACACCGCTAGCGCAAAGCTGACCGAACACCAGCAGCGCGTCCATGACATCTATCGCGACATCATCGCTTTCCGGACCTCGCGCGGCAATGGCCAGGTCGACGACATGGTCGCCTACCTCTCCAAGCAGTTCCTCGATGCGGGCTTCTCCAAGGATGACATCATGGTCACCGACTATGATGCCAATGGCGACCCGACGCAGGGGTTGATCGTTCGATACAGCGCCAAGGGCAAGGCGAAGGCCAAGCCGATCGTAATGCTGGCGCACATGGACGTGGTCGATGCGCGGCCCGAAGACTGGGTGCGCAACCCGTTCGAACTGACCGAGGCAGACGGCTATTTCTATGGCCGGGGCACGACCGACAACAAGTATGGCGTCGCCAATCTCAGCGGGACATTCATCCGGCTGAAGAAGGAAGGCTGGACGCCGAAGCGGGACCTCTACCTGGTCTTCTCTGGCGACGAGGAAAGCGGGATGATCTCGACCCGCGCACAGGCGAAGTGGGTGGCGGAGAACGTCGATCCCGAATTCATCCTCAACTCCGATGCGGGCGGGATCGGATTGTCGGACGACTTCGCGCCACTCGCGCAACTGGTGCAGGCCGGGGAGAAGACCTTCGTCTCGTTCCATCTCGTCGCGACCAACAAGGGCGGTCACTCCTCGCGTCCGCGCAAGGACAATGCGCTGTACGACATGTCGCGTGCCCTGCTGGCGATCGAGAATTACAGCTTCCCGGTTCGCGCGACCGAACTGACCCGCAGCTATCTCGGATCGCTCGGCCAGAGGATTCCCGGCGAGGCCGGAGCGGCCTTGCAGGCTTTCGCCAAGGACCCGACCGACGCAAAGGCCATAGCCGCCCTGCGCGCCAGCCCCGAATTTGTCGGCACGCTTGGCACCACCTGCGTCGCCACGATGATCGATGGCGGACACGCCGAGAACGCGCTGCCGCAGAAGGTTACGGCGACGGTAAATTGCCGTGTCTTCCCGGGTGAAGGCGTGGCGGCAACCAAAGCTACCCTGGAAAAGGTTGTCGCCAATCCCGACATCAAGTTCGAGACCATGGGCGACCCGGTCGAGGGTCCGGACAGCAAGTTGCGTGACGATGTTCGCAAGGCAATCGAGGTCTCGCTGGCGAAGCGCTACGGCAAGGCGATACCCATCGTCCCCTACATGGAATCGGGTGGGACCGACGGGATGCATTACCGGCGCCTGGGCTACGACACGGTGGCGATCAGCGCCGCTGCCAGCAGGCCGCAGGACATGTATGCCCATGGGCTGGACGAGCGGCTCCTGGTCAAGTCGTTCTATGACGGGCTCGACCACTGGTACTGGATCCTGAAGGAACTGGCCGGGCGCTAA
- the aguB gene encoding N-carbamoylputrescine amidase → MRELTLAVLQLPLARPDAADNIAAVSALVEEAAGKGAQVILPPELFAGDYFCREEDEALFARAHPTADDPSVAAMRELARKHGVAIPTSFFERDGHHYYNTLAMIGPDGEIMGTYRKSHIPDGPGYEEKYYFRPGNDGFKVWDVFGARIGVGICWDQWYPECARVMALKGAEVLLYPTAIGSEPYDADLDTSRMWRRAMIGHAVSNCMPVAASNRIGHEGPADRAQSFYGHSFISDEWGDLVEEFGAEEIGVLVATLDLDRAKKHRAGMGFFRDRRPQLYGRISEDI, encoded by the coding sequence ATGAGAGAACTGACCCTCGCCGTCCTCCAGCTCCCGCTCGCTCGGCCCGATGCGGCGGACAATATCGCTGCCGTCTCCGCGCTAGTCGAAGAGGCTGCGGGCAAGGGTGCGCAGGTGATCCTGCCGCCCGAACTATTCGCCGGCGACTACTTCTGCCGCGAAGAGGACGAGGCACTGTTCGCCCGTGCCCATCCGACCGCCGATGACCCGAGCGTCGCGGCGATGCGCGAACTTGCGCGCAAGCATGGCGTCGCCATCCCGACCAGCTTCTTCGAGCGCGACGGGCACCACTATTACAACACGCTCGCCATGATCGGCCCCGATGGCGAGATCATGGGCACCTATCGCAAGAGCCATATCCCCGATGGCCCGGGCTACGAGGAAAAGTACTATTTCCGCCCGGGCAATGACGGGTTCAAAGTGTGGGACGTGTTCGGAGCGCGCATCGGCGTCGGCATCTGCTGGGACCAGTGGTACCCGGAATGCGCGCGCGTCATGGCATTGAAGGGCGCCGAAGTGTTGCTCTATCCCACGGCAATCGGGTCCGAACCCTATGACGCCGATCTCGACACCAGCCGCATGTGGCGCCGGGCGATGATCGGCCACGCGGTGTCGAACTGCATGCCGGTGGCCGCATCCAACCGCATCGGGCACGAAGGTCCCGCCGACCGCGCCCAGAGCTTCTACGGACACAGCTTCATCTCGGACGAATGGGGCGATCTGGTGGAAGAATTCGGCGCTGAGGAAATCGGCGTGCTGGTGGCGACGCTCGATCTCGACCGGGCGAAGAAGCACCGCGCGGGCATGGGTTTCTTCCGCGACCGGCGCCCGCAGCTTTACGGCCGGATCAGCGAGGACATCTGA
- a CDS encoding SIMPL domain-containing protein, with translation MIRKTCLITALPLVLAACSDRADETRGVDHGETLLSVSASGQAESTPDRAQFDAGIQTWARSARDASKANGEKIAEIVAALQKLGIAEKDIQTRAVSVQRIDWGDRKGQFQAGNVVSVTMRDPGKVGDAVTAVTEAGANIVSGPNLSMTDPEATANLAYADAYKAARKRAEAYAEAAGMEVSRVLYIRDAGGQQGDTWLRGADAMAIQVEQAAPPPPVAPPPPVMRTANPGMMVGTTRSSVYIQVDFALREK, from the coding sequence ATGATTCGCAAGACTTGCCTGATCACCGCGCTGCCGCTGGTGCTGGCCGCCTGCTCCGACCGCGCCGACGAGACCCGCGGCGTGGACCATGGGGAGACGCTCTTATCGGTCAGTGCCAGCGGGCAGGCGGAAAGCACTCCAGACCGCGCGCAGTTCGACGCGGGCATCCAGACCTGGGCGCGCTCTGCACGGGATGCGAGCAAGGCGAACGGCGAGAAGATCGCGGAGATCGTCGCGGCCCTGCAGAAGCTCGGGATCGCGGAAAAGGACATCCAGACCCGCGCCGTGAGCGTCCAGCGGATCGACTGGGGTGATCGCAAGGGCCAGTTCCAGGCGGGTAATGTCGTGTCGGTGACGATGCGCGATCCCGGGAAGGTTGGCGATGCCGTCACCGCGGTGACCGAGGCAGGGGCCAATATCGTTTCCGGTCCGAACCTCTCGATGACCGATCCCGAAGCGACCGCCAACCTTGCCTATGCCGACGCGTACAAGGCGGCGCGCAAGCGGGCCGAGGCCTATGCCGAGGCGGCAGGGATGGAGGTGAGCCGGGTGCTCTACATCCGCGATGCCGGAGGGCAGCAGGGCGACACATGGCTGCGCGGCGCGGATGCGATGGCGATCCAGGTCGAGCAGGCCGCACCGCCGCCGCCCGTGGCTCCGCCGCCGCCGGTCATGCGCACCGCCAATCCCGGCATGATGGTCGGCACGACGCGGAGCAGTGTCTATATCCAGGTGGACTTCGCCCTCCGGGAGAAATAG
- a CDS encoding class I SAM-dependent methyltransferase, with translation MRYLLAAAAAMALAAPAAADHHMTAEHAAHSPSHHALMMALASDARKDDKARDQYRHPAETLSFFQVEPGMTVVDYMPASGWYTRVLVPYLGTSGRYIGLNPDGSTANNTGWVDYAAKLTPRFKEVSPGWNLTGAPVSVMNSNEITDDMKGTVDRVLIFREMHNLLRNGVMHQELTRIRSLLRSDGMLGIVQHRAKDDASGDYTDGSKGYLRQKDVIGLVEAHGFELVGMSDINANPADPANHERGVWEMPPVWGSKKEELKNLGESDRMTLLFRKR, from the coding sequence ATGCGATACTTGCTGGCGGCTGCCGCTGCCATGGCCCTCGCAGCACCTGCTGCTGCCGACCACCACATGACGGCGGAACATGCCGCCCACAGCCCGTCGCACCACGCGCTGATGATGGCTTTGGCATCGGACGCGCGCAAGGACGACAAGGCGCGCGACCAGTATCGCCATCCTGCGGAAACGCTGTCTTTCTTCCAGGTCGAACCGGGCATGACAGTGGTCGACTACATGCCCGCGAGCGGCTGGTACACGCGGGTCCTGGTGCCCTACCTCGGCACTTCGGGGCGTTACATCGGCCTCAATCCTGATGGCTCGACCGCGAACAACACCGGCTGGGTCGATTACGCTGCCAAGCTGACCCCGCGCTTCAAGGAAGTTTCACCCGGCTGGAATCTTACTGGCGCCCCCGTCTCTGTGATGAACTCGAACGAGATCACCGACGACATGAAGGGCACGGTCGATCGCGTGCTGATCTTCCGCGAAATGCACAATCTGCTGCGCAATGGCGTGATGCACCAGGAACTCACCCGCATCCGCTCGCTGCTCAGGAGCGACGGCATGCTCGGCATCGTCCAGCACCGCGCCAAGGATGACGCCAGTGGCGACTACACCGACGGCAGCAAGGGCTACCTGCGGCAGAAGGACGTCATCGGACTTGTCGAGGCGCACGGTTTCGAACTGGTCGGGATGAGCGACATCAATGCCAATCCCGCCGACCCCGCCAATCACGAACGTGGCGTGTGGGAAATGCCGCCCGTCTGGGGCAGCAAGAAAGAGGAGCTCAAGAACCTTGGCGAAAGCGACCGGATGACGCTGCTCTTCCGCAAGCGCTGA
- the msrA gene encoding peptide-methionine (S)-S-oxide reductase MsrA gives MEQAIVAGGCFWCTEAVMKDVIGVTEVESGYIGGNAAHPTYKEVCSGATGHAEAVRVTYDADQLSFADLLDVFMGTHDPSQLNRQGNDVGTQYRSAIFPLDDDQRAEAEAAIARWDAEHAGQKAVTTIEGPAEWYPAEDYHQEYWEGEGQRNPYCLAVIPPKLMKLRKSFQKYLKTEA, from the coding sequence ATGGAACAGGCGATCGTCGCGGGCGGATGCTTCTGGTGCACCGAAGCGGTGATGAAGGACGTGATCGGCGTGACCGAGGTTGAGAGCGGCTACATCGGCGGCAACGCCGCGCACCCGACCTACAAGGAGGTCTGCAGCGGCGCGACCGGCCATGCCGAGGCCGTGCGCGTGACCTATGATGCCGACCAGCTGTCCTTTGCCGACCTCCTCGATGTGTTCATGGGCACGCACGACCCCAGCCAGCTCAATCGCCAGGGCAATGACGTCGGCACCCAGTATCGCAGCGCGATCTTCCCGCTCGACGACGACCAGCGCGCCGAGGCCGAGGCGGCCATCGCCCGCTGGGATGCCGAACACGCAGGCCAGAAAGCGGTGACGACCATCGAGGGTCCGGCCGAATGGTATCCGGCGGAAGACTACCACCAGGAATATTGGGAGGGCGAAGGGCAGCGCAATCCGTACTGCCTCGCGGTCATTCCGCCCAAGCTGATGAAGCTGCGCAAGAGCTTCCAGAAGTACCTCAAGACCGAGGCCTGA